A region of Takifugu rubripes chromosome 6, fTakRub1.2, whole genome shotgun sequence DNA encodes the following proteins:
- the LOC101072844 gene encoding bone morphogenetic protein 1-like isoform X1 encodes MEVAPAASLLLCVSLRLSLAANWDFVDTNFTHLDDAIDYKDPCKAAAFWGDIALDEEDLRMFKVFRGDGQNSVHANRTASVNGSSSNGGARRRRAAGAPKLLRRRRAATSRPERMWPDGVIPYVISGNFSGSQRAIFRQAMRHWEKHTCVAFTERTDEESYIVFTYRPCGCCSYVGRRGGGPQAISIGKNCDKFGIVVHELGHVIGFWHEHTRPDRDEHVSIVRDNIQQGQEYNFLKMEPDEVDSLGEGYDFGSIMHYARNTFSRGVLLDTILPRYDVNGERPPIGQRTKLSRGDIAQARKLYKCAKCGENLQDSTGNFSSPGFPNGYSAYAHCVWRISVTPGEKIVLNFTSLDVFRSHLCWYDHVEVRDGFWRKAPLKGRFCGDALPGPVVSTDSQLWIEFRSSSSWVGKGFSAVYEAICGGEVKRDAGQIQSPNYPDDYQSNKVCVWKIAVEEGFSVGLSFQSFEIELHDSCAYDYVEVRDGGTESGPLLGRYCGYEKPGDVNSSSNHLWLKFVSDGSVNKAGFAANFFKETDECSRPDNGHCQQRCLNTLGSYRCACDPGYELAADRRSCETAACGGFVTKLNGSLTTPGWPKDYPPNKNCVWQLLAPIQYRITLVFDAFETEGNDVCKYDYVEVRSGLSSDSKLHGKFCGAEKPEVITSQHNNLRIEFKSDNTVSKKGFKAHFFCDIDECSKENGGCQHECVNTFGSYSCQCRSGFMLHDNKHDCKEAGCDHVVNSVSGTISSPNWPDRYPSKKACTWVLSTTPGHRVKLVFNEVDMEAHLECAYDHVEIYDGRDTRSPSLGRFCGTKKAPPVVSSGNKMFLRFFSDNSVQKRGFEASYDAECGGSLKAEVKTKDLYSHAQFGDNNYPSGSDCLWVVSAEKGYGVEIIFQVFEIEEEADCSYDYVELYDGADAKSPRLGRYCGSGTPEEIHSAGDALLLKFHSDDSINRKGFHVRYTGTKFQDTLHASK; translated from the exons ATGGAAGTCGCCCCCGCGGCGTCGCTCCTGCTGTGCGTCTCCCTGCGCCTTTCTCTGGCGGCTAATTGGGACTTTGTGGACACTAATTTTACCCACCTCGATGACGCCATCGACTACAAAGATCCGTGTAAAGCAG cTGCCTTTTGGGGAGACATCGCCCTGGATGAGGAAGACCTCCGCATGTTCAAAGTGTTCCGGGGCGATGGACAGAACTCCGTCCACGCCAACCGCACCGCCTCAG tcaACGGTTCCTCCTCCAATGGAGGCGCCAGGAGGCGGAGAGCCGCCGGGGCGCCCAAGCTCCTTCGCCGGAGGAGAGCCGCCACCTCCAGGCCCGAGCGAATGTGGCCCGATGGCGTCATCCCTTACGTGATCAGTGGCAACTTCAGTG GGAGCCAGCGCGCCATTTTCCGTCAGGCGATGCGTCACTGGGAGAAACACACTTGCGTGGCGTTCACGGAGAGGACGGACGAAGAGAGCTACATCGTGTTCACCTACCGGCCTTGTGG gtgCTGCTCCTACgtagggaggagggggggaggccCTCAGGCCATCTCCATTGGGAAGAACTGCGATAAGTTTGGGATTGTGGTGCATGAACTGGGTCACGTGATCGGCTTCTGGCACGAGCACACCAGGCCCGACCGCGACGAGCACGTCAGCATCGTCAGGGACAACATCCAACAAG GGCAGGAGTACAACTTCCTGAAGATGGAGCCGGACGAGGTGGACTCGCTCGGGGAGGGGTACGACTTCGGGAGCATCATGCATTACGCAAGGAACACCTTTTCCAG AGGCGTCCTCTTGGACACCATCCTGCCCCGTTATGACGTCAACGGGGAAAGACCACCGATCGGACAGAGGACCAAACTCAGCCGAGGGGACATTGCACAGGCCCGCAAGCTCTACAAATGTGCGA AGTGTGGGGAAAACCTGCAGGACAGCACTGGAAACTTCTCCTCTCCCGGATTCCCAAACGGCTACTCGGCGTACGCTCACTGCGTCTGGAGGATCTCTGTCACTCCTGGAGAGAAG ATTGTCCTGAATTTCACCTCCTTGGACGTCTTCAGGAGTCACCTGTGCTGGTACGACCACGTGGAGGTCCGAGACGGCTTCTGGAGAAAAGCTCCCCTGAAAg GACGTTTTTGCGGAGACGCGCTGCCCGGTCCAGTCGTCTCCACTGACAGTCAGCTGTGGATCGAAttccggagcagcagcagctgggtggGAAAAGGTTTTTCGGCCGTTTACGAGG CCATCTGTGGCGGCGAGGTGAAGCGCGACGCCGGCCAGATCCAGTCGCCCAACTATCCCGATGATTACCAGTCTAACAAAGTCTGCGTGTGGAAAATCGCAGTGGAGGAGGGATTCAGCGTTGGCCTGTCCTTCCAGTCCTTCGAG ATCGAGCTCCACGACAGCTGTGCCTACGATTACGTGGAGGTGAGGGATGGCGGCACGGAGAGCGGCCCGCTGCTCGGCCGTTACTGCGGTTACGAGAAGCCGGGTGATGTCAACAGCAGCTCGAACCATCTGTGGCTCAAGTTCGTGTCCGATGGGTCGGTCAACAAAGCAGGCTTCGCGGCCAACTTCTTTAAAG AGACGGACGAGTGCTCCCGACCAGACAACGGCCACTGCCAGCAGCGCTGCCTGAACACGCTGGGCAGCTACAGATGCGCCTGCGACCCGGGTTATGAGCTGGCAGCGGACAGGCGCAGCTGTGAGA CAGCTGCCTGTGGGGGGTTTGTCACCAAGCTCAATGGCTCCCTCACTACACCAGGGTGGCCAAAAGATTACCCCCCAAACAAGAActgtgtgtggcagctgttggcACCCATTCAGTACCGCATCACTCTGGTGTTCGATGCGTTTGAGACGGAAGGAAACGAC GTGTGTAAATATGATTACGTGGAGGTGCGCAGCGGCTTGTCTTCAGACTCAAAGCTTCACGGGAAGTTCTGTGGAGCAGAGAAACCCGAGGTCATCACATCGCAGCACAACAACTTGAGGATTGAGTTCAAGTCTGACAACACTGTCTCCAAGAAGGGGTTCAAGGCTCACTTCTTCTGTG ATATCGACGAGTGTTCCAAAGAAAACGGCGGCTGCCAGCACGAGTGCGTCAACACCTTCGGCAGCTACAGCTGTCAGTGTCGCAGCGGCTTCATGCTGCACGACAACAAGCACGACTGCAAGGAAG CGGGTTGTGACCATGTTGTCAACAGTGTGTCAGGCACAATAAGCAGCCCCAACTGGCCGGATAGATACCCCAGTAAGAAGGCCTGCACCTGGGTTCTGTCCACCACCCCGGGCCACCGCGTCAAACTG GTGTTCAACGAGGTCGACATGGAAGCTCATCTGGAGTGCGCCTATGATCACGTGGAAATCTACGACGGGCGGGACACGCGCTCCCCCAGCCTGGGCCGCTTCTGTGGCACCAAGAAGGCTCCTCCCGTCGTCTCCAGCGGCAACAAAATGTTCCTGCGCTTTTTCTCCGACAACTCTGTGCAGAAGAGAGGCTTCGAGGCGTCGTATGATGCAG AATGCGGAGGAAGCCTTAAGGCCGAGGTCAAGACAAAGGATCTGTACTCTCACGCCCAGTTTGGAGATAACAACTACCCCAGCGGCTCGGACTGTCTGTGGGTGGTCTCTGCTGAGAAAGGTTACGGCGTGGAGATCATCTTCCAAGTGTTTGAGATCGAGGAGGAAGCCGACTGCAGCTACGATTACGTGGAACTGTACGACGGCGCCGACGCCAAGTCGCCCAGGCTGGGCCGCTACTGTGGATCGGGG ACCCCCGAGGAGATCCACTCAGCGGGGGACGCCCTGCTTCTGAAGTTCCACTCGGACGACAGCATCAACAGGAAAGGCTTCCACGTACGCTACACCGGCACCAAGTTCCAGGACACTTTGCACGCGAGCAAGTGA
- the LOC101063798 gene encoding calsenilin-like isoform X1 produces the protein MQEDEKAVDGGMVPDAKGKDPNQGEQTDGSKWQRPRLTRKSLMKCCLVKWIIASTTQQGPDDTCEGDLELSMVRHQPEGLDQLQAQTQFTRKELQSLYRGFKNECPSGLVDEETFKNIYSQFFPQGDATMYAHFLFNAFDMDRSGSIRFEDFVIGLSVLLRGSVPEKLRWAFNLYDINKDGYITKEEMMAIMTSIYDMMGRYTLPTIRDDSPFEHVEKFFQKMDRNRDGMVTVEEFIETCQKDENIMSSMQLFEHVI, from the exons ATGCAG GAGGACGAGAAGGCGGTGGATGGCGGCATGGTGCCCGACGCCAAAGGAAAAGATCCAAATCAGGGTGAACAGACGGACGGTTCCAAGTGGCAGAGGCCTCGGCTCACGCGCAAATCTCTGATGAAATGCTGCCTGGTGAAGTGGATCATTGCCAGCACCACGCAACAAGGGCCAG ATG ACACTTGTGAAGGCGACCTGGAGCTCTCCATGGTGCGGCACCAACCAGAGGGCCTCGACCAGCTGCAGGCCCAGACCCAGTTCACCAGGAAGGAGCTTCAGTCGCTTTACAGAGGTTTCAAAAAT GAATGTCCCAGTGGTCTGGTGGATGAGGAGACATTCAAGAACATTTACTCCCAGTTCTTCCCACAAGGAG ATGCAACCATGtacgctcacttcctgtttaatgcTTTTGACATGGACAGAAGTGGTTCCATACGGTTTGAG GACTTCGTGATTGGATTGTCTGTCTTGCTCAGAGGTTCTGTGCCAGAGAAACTGCGATGGGCTTTTAACCTGTATGATATCAATAAAGACGGTTACATCACCAAAGAG GAAATGATGGCAATAATGACGTCCATTTATGACATGATGGGCAGGTACACCTTACCCACCATTCGAGATGATTCCCCTTTTGAACACGTGGAGAAATTCTTTCAG aagATGGATCGGAACCGGGACGGAATGGTGACGGTTGAGGAATTCATAGAAACCTGCCAAAAG GATGAAAATATAATGTCTTCCATGCAGCTCTTTGAGCACGTCATCTAG
- the LOC101063798 gene encoding calsenilin-like isoform X2 — MQEDEKAVDGGMVPDAKGKDPNQGEQTDGSKWQRPRLTRKSLMKCCLVKWIIASTTQQGPDTCEGDLELSMVRHQPEGLDQLQAQTQFTRKELQSLYRGFKNECPSGLVDEETFKNIYSQFFPQGDATMYAHFLFNAFDMDRSGSIRFEDFVIGLSVLLRGSVPEKLRWAFNLYDINKDGYITKEEMMAIMTSIYDMMGRYTLPTIRDDSPFEHVEKFFQKMDRNRDGMVTVEEFIETCQKDENIMSSMQLFEHVI, encoded by the exons ATGCAG GAGGACGAGAAGGCGGTGGATGGCGGCATGGTGCCCGACGCCAAAGGAAAAGATCCAAATCAGGGTGAACAGACGGACGGTTCCAAGTGGCAGAGGCCTCGGCTCACGCGCAAATCTCTGATGAAATGCTGCCTGGTGAAGTGGATCATTGCCAGCACCACGCAACAAGGGCCAG ACACTTGTGAAGGCGACCTGGAGCTCTCCATGGTGCGGCACCAACCAGAGGGCCTCGACCAGCTGCAGGCCCAGACCCAGTTCACCAGGAAGGAGCTTCAGTCGCTTTACAGAGGTTTCAAAAAT GAATGTCCCAGTGGTCTGGTGGATGAGGAGACATTCAAGAACATTTACTCCCAGTTCTTCCCACAAGGAG ATGCAACCATGtacgctcacttcctgtttaatgcTTTTGACATGGACAGAAGTGGTTCCATACGGTTTGAG GACTTCGTGATTGGATTGTCTGTCTTGCTCAGAGGTTCTGTGCCAGAGAAACTGCGATGGGCTTTTAACCTGTATGATATCAATAAAGACGGTTACATCACCAAAGAG GAAATGATGGCAATAATGACGTCCATTTATGACATGATGGGCAGGTACACCTTACCCACCATTCGAGATGATTCCCCTTTTGAACACGTGGAGAAATTCTTTCAG aagATGGATCGGAACCGGGACGGAATGGTGACGGTTGAGGAATTCATAGAAACCTGCCAAAAG GATGAAAATATAATGTCTTCCATGCAGCTCTTTGAGCACGTCATCTAG
- the trim69 gene encoding E3 ubiquitin-protein ligase TRIM69: protein MSKSQKEVKKIQSVYLQNLEKLNQGIKPDRMSWKAKEGDFTMQGPMEKLRHPPVPGKVANSSAHAHRISRDLTCSICLDLFKQPVSLPCDHTFCKGCIEGYWTGPRGPSQGSMGSCPQCRKVYSGQSYRPNRIVANIVESYCKGLGESSPAACPLEAEVAEKVPAQVPRCSRHTEELKLYCEEDQELVCLVCGLSQDHRNHTMMCVQEAEKKYRGSLNSTMDSLKVELNTALQCDREAEEEVKKLKEHTADLKQRIEAQFSDLHQFLYQEEKLLQVKLKTEERRELIRLDEHKALLCVEISRLQRAVQEIEEKLREQDSFTLLRSIKGLLQRPSPKFEKPVLTLPRLCEGRFAGPLQYRVWKSMKGSLYPVPAAITFNSSTANPWLSLTSSLTCVRYQTFNHTVQDNPYRFNAALSLLGSQGFTHGRHYWEIEVYSSTVWTVGVARETVPRKGVIKALPANGFWTLSLSYGIQYMAGTSPPKVLSLEEPLARIGVYLDYKRGLVSFYNAESMTHLYTFRDTFSETLYPYFNLGFLDKVHENEPLKVFLPKI from the exons ATGAGCAAGAGTCagaaagaggtgaagaaaaTCCAGTCGGTTTATCTGCAGAACCTGGAAAAGCTCAATCAGGGGATAAAGCCAGACAGGATGAGCTGGAAAGCAAAAGAGGGAGACTTCACCATGCAGGGTCCGATGGAGAAGCTGCGGCACCCTCCTGTACCTGGGAAAGTGGCCAACAGCTCAGCGCACGCACACAGGATCAGCAGAGACCTCACCTGCTCCATCTGCTTGGATCTGTTCAAGCAGCCCGTGTCTCTGCCCTGTGATCACACCTTCTGCAAGGGCTGCATCGAGGGCTACTGGACAGGACCCAGGGGCCCCAGCCAGGGAAGCATGGGCTCCTGCCCCCAGTGTCGGAAGGTCTACTCAGGACAAAGCTACAGACCCAACCGCATTGTGGCCAACATAGTGGAGAGCTACTGTAAGGGTCTGGGGGAGAGCAGCCCGGCAGCGTGCCCGCTTGAGGCCGAGGTGGCCGAGAAGGTTCCTGCTCAGGTTCCTcgctgcagcagacacacagaggagctgaagctctactgtgaggaggaccaggagctGGTCTGCCTGGTGTGCGGTCTCTCCCAGGATCACCGCAATCACACCATGATGTGCGTCCAGGAGGCCGAGAAGAAATACAGA GGTTCTCTGAACAGCACCATGGACTCCTTAAAAGTCGAGCTCAACACGGCGCTGCAGTGTGAcagggaagcagaggaggaggtgaaaaagCTCAAG GAGCACACCGCTGACCTGAAGCAGCGCATCGAGGCCCAGTTCAGCGACCTGCACCAGTTCCTGTaccaggaggagaagctgctgcaggtgaagctgAAGACCGAGGAGCGCAGAGAGCTGATCCGCCTGGACGAGCACAAGGCTCTGCTGTGCGTGGAGATATCCCGTCTGCAGAGGGCTGTCCAGGAGATagaggagaagctgagagaGCAGGACTCCTTCACTCTGCTCCGG AGCATCAAAGGTCTCCTCCAGAG ACCCTCTCCGAAGTTCGAGAAGCCTGTGTTGACACTGCCGAGGCTGTGTGAGGGACGGTTCGCAGGGCCGCTGCAATACAGAGTGTGGAAATCCATGAAAGGGAGCCTCTATCCAG TTCCTGCAGCCATCACCTTTAACTCCAGCACAGCCAACCCGTGGCTCAGCCTGACCTCCTCCCTTACCTGCGTTCGCTACCAGACTTTCAACCACACGGTGCAGGACAACCCCTACAGGTTCAACGCCGCCCTGTCCCTGCTGGGAAGCCAGGGCTTCACCCACGGGCGCCACTACTGGGAGATCGAAGTCTACAGCAGCACCGTCTGGACTGTTGGGGTGGCCCGGGAGACCGTGCCCCGAAAAGGGGTCATCAAAGCCCTCCCAGCCAACGGCTTCtggaccctctccctctcctacgGCATACAGTACATGGCCGGCACTTCGCCACCAAAGGTCCTGTCTCTAGAAGAGCCCCTGGCCCGGATCGGAGTGTATCTGGACTACAAGAGGGGGCTGGTGTCCTTTTACAACGCAGAGAGCATGACCCACCTGTACACCTTCAGGGACACCTTCAGTGAAACTCTTTATCCTTACTTCAATTTAGGCTTTCTGGATAAAGTGCATGAAAACGAGCCCCTCAAGGTTTTCCTACCCAAGATTTAA
- the LOC101072844 gene encoding bone morphogenetic protein 1-like isoform X2: MEVAPAASLLLCVSLRLSLAANWDFVDTNFTHLDDAIDYKDPCKAAAFWGDIALDEEDLRMFKVFRGDGQNSVHANRTASVNGSSSNGGARRRRAAGAPKLLRRRRAATSRPERMWPDGVIPYVISGNFSGSQRAIFRQAMRHWEKHTCVAFTERTDEESYIVFTYRPCGCCSYVGRRGGGPQAISIGKNCDKFGIVVHELGHVIGFWHEHTRPDRDEHVSIVRDNIQQGQEYNFLKMEPDEVDSLGEGYDFGSIMHYARNTFSRGVLLDTILPRYDVNGERPPIGQRTKLSRGDIAQARKLYKCAKCGENLQDSTGNFSSPGFPNGYSAYAHCVWRISVTPGEKIVLNFTSLDVFRSHLCWYDHVEVRDGFWRKAPLKGRFCGDALPGPVVSTDSQLWIEFRSSSSWVGKGFSAVYEAICGGEVKRDAGQIQSPNYPDDYQSNKVCVWKIAVEEGFSVGLSFQSFEIELHDSCAYDYVEVRDGGTESGPLLGRYCGYEKPGDVNSSSNHLWLKFVSDGSVNKAGFAANFFKETDECSRPDNGHCQQRCLNTLGSYRCACDPGYELAADRRSCETACGGFVTKLNGSLTTPGWPKDYPPNKNCVWQLLAPIQYRITLVFDAFETEGNDVCKYDYVEVRSGLSSDSKLHGKFCGAEKPEVITSQHNNLRIEFKSDNTVSKKGFKAHFFCDIDECSKENGGCQHECVNTFGSYSCQCRSGFMLHDNKHDCKEAGCDHVVNSVSGTISSPNWPDRYPSKKACTWVLSTTPGHRVKLVFNEVDMEAHLECAYDHVEIYDGRDTRSPSLGRFCGTKKAPPVVSSGNKMFLRFFSDNSVQKRGFEASYDAECGGSLKAEVKTKDLYSHAQFGDNNYPSGSDCLWVVSAEKGYGVEIIFQVFEIEEEADCSYDYVELYDGADAKSPRLGRYCGSGTPEEIHSAGDALLLKFHSDDSINRKGFHVRYTGTKFQDTLHASK, encoded by the exons ATGGAAGTCGCCCCCGCGGCGTCGCTCCTGCTGTGCGTCTCCCTGCGCCTTTCTCTGGCGGCTAATTGGGACTTTGTGGACACTAATTTTACCCACCTCGATGACGCCATCGACTACAAAGATCCGTGTAAAGCAG cTGCCTTTTGGGGAGACATCGCCCTGGATGAGGAAGACCTCCGCATGTTCAAAGTGTTCCGGGGCGATGGACAGAACTCCGTCCACGCCAACCGCACCGCCTCAG tcaACGGTTCCTCCTCCAATGGAGGCGCCAGGAGGCGGAGAGCCGCCGGGGCGCCCAAGCTCCTTCGCCGGAGGAGAGCCGCCACCTCCAGGCCCGAGCGAATGTGGCCCGATGGCGTCATCCCTTACGTGATCAGTGGCAACTTCAGTG GGAGCCAGCGCGCCATTTTCCGTCAGGCGATGCGTCACTGGGAGAAACACACTTGCGTGGCGTTCACGGAGAGGACGGACGAAGAGAGCTACATCGTGTTCACCTACCGGCCTTGTGG gtgCTGCTCCTACgtagggaggagggggggaggccCTCAGGCCATCTCCATTGGGAAGAACTGCGATAAGTTTGGGATTGTGGTGCATGAACTGGGTCACGTGATCGGCTTCTGGCACGAGCACACCAGGCCCGACCGCGACGAGCACGTCAGCATCGTCAGGGACAACATCCAACAAG GGCAGGAGTACAACTTCCTGAAGATGGAGCCGGACGAGGTGGACTCGCTCGGGGAGGGGTACGACTTCGGGAGCATCATGCATTACGCAAGGAACACCTTTTCCAG AGGCGTCCTCTTGGACACCATCCTGCCCCGTTATGACGTCAACGGGGAAAGACCACCGATCGGACAGAGGACCAAACTCAGCCGAGGGGACATTGCACAGGCCCGCAAGCTCTACAAATGTGCGA AGTGTGGGGAAAACCTGCAGGACAGCACTGGAAACTTCTCCTCTCCCGGATTCCCAAACGGCTACTCGGCGTACGCTCACTGCGTCTGGAGGATCTCTGTCACTCCTGGAGAGAAG ATTGTCCTGAATTTCACCTCCTTGGACGTCTTCAGGAGTCACCTGTGCTGGTACGACCACGTGGAGGTCCGAGACGGCTTCTGGAGAAAAGCTCCCCTGAAAg GACGTTTTTGCGGAGACGCGCTGCCCGGTCCAGTCGTCTCCACTGACAGTCAGCTGTGGATCGAAttccggagcagcagcagctgggtggGAAAAGGTTTTTCGGCCGTTTACGAGG CCATCTGTGGCGGCGAGGTGAAGCGCGACGCCGGCCAGATCCAGTCGCCCAACTATCCCGATGATTACCAGTCTAACAAAGTCTGCGTGTGGAAAATCGCAGTGGAGGAGGGATTCAGCGTTGGCCTGTCCTTCCAGTCCTTCGAG ATCGAGCTCCACGACAGCTGTGCCTACGATTACGTGGAGGTGAGGGATGGCGGCACGGAGAGCGGCCCGCTGCTCGGCCGTTACTGCGGTTACGAGAAGCCGGGTGATGTCAACAGCAGCTCGAACCATCTGTGGCTCAAGTTCGTGTCCGATGGGTCGGTCAACAAAGCAGGCTTCGCGGCCAACTTCTTTAAAG AGACGGACGAGTGCTCCCGACCAGACAACGGCCACTGCCAGCAGCGCTGCCTGAACACGCTGGGCAGCTACAGATGCGCCTGCGACCCGGGTTATGAGCTGGCAGCGGACAGGCGCAGCTGTGAGA CTGCCTGTGGGGGGTTTGTCACCAAGCTCAATGGCTCCCTCACTACACCAGGGTGGCCAAAAGATTACCCCCCAAACAAGAActgtgtgtggcagctgttggcACCCATTCAGTACCGCATCACTCTGGTGTTCGATGCGTTTGAGACGGAAGGAAACGAC GTGTGTAAATATGATTACGTGGAGGTGCGCAGCGGCTTGTCTTCAGACTCAAAGCTTCACGGGAAGTTCTGTGGAGCAGAGAAACCCGAGGTCATCACATCGCAGCACAACAACTTGAGGATTGAGTTCAAGTCTGACAACACTGTCTCCAAGAAGGGGTTCAAGGCTCACTTCTTCTGTG ATATCGACGAGTGTTCCAAAGAAAACGGCGGCTGCCAGCACGAGTGCGTCAACACCTTCGGCAGCTACAGCTGTCAGTGTCGCAGCGGCTTCATGCTGCACGACAACAAGCACGACTGCAAGGAAG CGGGTTGTGACCATGTTGTCAACAGTGTGTCAGGCACAATAAGCAGCCCCAACTGGCCGGATAGATACCCCAGTAAGAAGGCCTGCACCTGGGTTCTGTCCACCACCCCGGGCCACCGCGTCAAACTG GTGTTCAACGAGGTCGACATGGAAGCTCATCTGGAGTGCGCCTATGATCACGTGGAAATCTACGACGGGCGGGACACGCGCTCCCCCAGCCTGGGCCGCTTCTGTGGCACCAAGAAGGCTCCTCCCGTCGTCTCCAGCGGCAACAAAATGTTCCTGCGCTTTTTCTCCGACAACTCTGTGCAGAAGAGAGGCTTCGAGGCGTCGTATGATGCAG AATGCGGAGGAAGCCTTAAGGCCGAGGTCAAGACAAAGGATCTGTACTCTCACGCCCAGTTTGGAGATAACAACTACCCCAGCGGCTCGGACTGTCTGTGGGTGGTCTCTGCTGAGAAAGGTTACGGCGTGGAGATCATCTTCCAAGTGTTTGAGATCGAGGAGGAAGCCGACTGCAGCTACGATTACGTGGAACTGTACGACGGCGCCGACGCCAAGTCGCCCAGGCTGGGCCGCTACTGTGGATCGGGG ACCCCCGAGGAGATCCACTCAGCGGGGGACGCCCTGCTTCTGAAGTTCCACTCGGACGACAGCATCAACAGGAAAGGCTTCCACGTACGCTACACCGGCACCAAGTTCCAGGACACTTTGCACGCGAGCAAGTGA